One window of bacterium genomic DNA carries:
- a CDS encoding DHCW motif cupin fold protein: MKISNIPFTVVDWSTIATTEQEGESGVAVRRSVQFGDIRVRMVEYSSGYVSDHWCEKGHILLVLEGTLVTKLKDGREFILTPGTSYQVADGAEPHRSSTATGVKMFMVD; encoded by the coding sequence ATGAAGATTTCTAACATTCCATTTACGGTAGTCGATTGGAGCACGATTGCGACGACGGAGCAAGAAGGTGAGAGCGGTGTGGCGGTTAGGCGATCTGTGCAGTTCGGTGATATTCGCGTCAGAATGGTCGAATATTCGTCCGGATACGTTTCTGACCATTGGTGCGAAAAGGGACACATTCTGCTTGTGCTGGAAGGCACTTTGGTGACCAAATTGAAGGATGGGCGCGAATTCATTTTGACTCCTGGAACCAGCTATCAGGTAGCAGATGGAGCGGAACCGCACAGGTCATCGACCGCAACTGGCGTGAAGATGTTCATGGTTGATTAA